tttaaatttagaTAAACTTGAGGAAATTTTTGAGGGCATAGTggtaatttaaataagaatttatatagtttttaagtttattgttttaaaaaattttaaaaatgcgaAGGGTTTATTTCTGTTATTCTTATATCTTTAAAgagttaattaaatttaatttcaaagTGGGACAGATCTAACATGAAAATAGACAAAAATTTTAATTAGGTGTAGCCATACTCTCAcgcacacttttttttttgtcaatctAAAAAGGATAATTACTTTATTAGGTTATTAGGTCACTGAATATTTTGCTCTTATAAGTTTTAGTCTGAAGCTACCAATTTGTTAAACGacacctaaattttttttttttgaatttttagggTGACGCCGCCTGATAAAGTGGCGACACTCAACTCTACTATAGAAATCAAGTCATTCCCATAATTAATCTTGagtcatttttataatttttaaatttacaaagTCAAATTCTTAAAAAAGCCAAAACTTATAAGgctattttcgtaattttattaAACCTAGTCTGGCCACGATCAACTCTAGGTAGAACTAAAAGTCCTATGCTAAAAATCAAATTAAGGATTCAAATAGTAGAtactattttatagttttgatttggATTAATTTATCATGCGATAAatgagtttaattttaatatttaatttaatatataattttttaattttaatttgatacTTGATATATTTACTCTAAtgaaaaacataaatatttaattgagataaaaatattgaagtaaaaaattaaaataccaaattaaaaatttgaactaAACTCAATTATGACAAAATATAACTTGAAAAATTAAAGAACAGCAACAGTAAGCTTAGCCATGCTTTCCCCCAACAATGTGGCGACTCACCTTGAAGAAAGGAAAGATTATAGAACAGTCAAAAATGATATTTTTAGGCACAACAATCAAAATCCAGAGCCCAAGGTGGAATTTTGAAATTAAGAAATCCTATTTTATAGAGAACTCTACTCACACTTAGTTTCTCTCTTTCAATTGCACTTCATTAGCATATCTTCTATTATAAATACAGTCATATTCTTCTTTGAGTTTCTCTCTATTGTTTGAGTTTGTCAAAATCTATTTTGTCTTAGGTTTGCTCTCTATCTGGCTTAATTTAGATCCTTAAATGTATTTTTCTGGATTTTGTcacaaaatttatatgtatatctTTAGATAATTTGATTTGACATCTCATTTTTCTTCTTGCATGAAttctgggttttttttttgtattatacTTGTTTTGATATAAGAATTGTGTTTGTTTGGCTTTTGTATAGGTTTTAATAGTTCGGGGCATTTTAAAGATTATTCAAGATGGTGAGTTTAATGAATATATTATGTTCTTAATTTTGTtgaatttgtttttattaaaatatatttttgctgtgattttttttaatgatttgtGTTATGTTGGATATGATTACAGGTGAAGTTTACAGCTGAGGAGCTCCGTTCTATTATGGACCGGAAACACAACATCCGTAATATGTCTGTTATTGCCCATGTCGATCACGGTATGCCCTTTGTTCATGCTTTGTTATCGATGAACCATAATGTAAAAAAgttggtttttttttaatatatttgtaattGATGATGGTGTTTATGTCAATTTAATGATTGGTAGTAGTAGTATGAATGATTCACCTACGTCGAATTTTTACTATGAAAGCACTTTGTGTCTTGATGATTTTGTTGGCATTGGTTCTGATTTAGTTTTTCGATATGCAGGGAAATCAACTCTTACTGATTCTCTTGTCGCTGCTGCTGGTATCATTGCGCAAGAAGTTGCTGGTGATGTACGTATGACAGATACTCGTGCCGATGAGGCAGAGCGTGGTATCACAATTAAGTCTACCGGTATCTCCTTGTATTATGAAATGGCTGATGAATCTGTGAAGAGTTTCAAAGGAGATAGGCAAGGGAATGAGTACCTCATCAATCTTATTGATTCTCCCGGGCATGTTGACTTCTCATCGGAGGTTACAGCTGCTCTTCGTATTACTGATGGTGCCCTTGTGGTTGTTGACTGTATTGAAGGTGTCTGTGTGCAGACCGAGACTGTTCTCCGTCAGGCTCTTGGAGAAAGGATCAGGCCCGTCTTGACTGTTAACAAGATGGACCGATGTTTCCTTGAGCTCCAGGTTGATGGAGAGGAGGCTTACCAGACATTCCAGAGAGTGATCGAAAACGCTAATGTCATCATGGCCACGTATGAGGATCCTCTTCTGGGTGATGTTCAAGTCTACCCCGAGAAGGGAACAGTTGCGTTCTCTGCCGGTTTGCATGGTTGGGCATTTACCCTGACCAACTTTGCTAAAATGTATGCCTCGAAGTTTGGAGTCGATGAATCAAAAATGATGGAAAGACTTTGGGGTGAGAACTACTTTGATCCGGCTTCCAAGAAGTGGACTACCAAGAGCACCGGCACTGCCAGCTGCAAACGTGGATTTGTTCAATTCTGTTATGAACCCATCAAGCAGATTATAAACACTTGTATGAATGACCAGAAAGATAAGCTCTGGCCAATGTTGCAAAAGCTCGGTGTCACCATGAAATCTGATGAGAAGGATTTGATGGGAAAAGCCTTAATGAAGCGTGTAATGCAGACTTGGCTTCCCGCAAGCAGTGCTCTCCTCGAAATGATGATCTTTCACTTGCCTTCTCCTACTAAGGCTCAGAAGTACCGTGTTGAGAACTTGTATGAGGGTCCTCTCGATGATATTTATGCTAACGCCATCAGGAACTGCGATCCTGAGGGTCCCCTTATGCTTTATGTTTCAAAGATGATTCCTGCTTCTGATAAGGGTAGATTCTTTGCTTTCGGACGTGTATTTTCTGGCAAAGTTGCAACTGGTATGAAGGTCAGAATCATGGGTCCAAACTATGTTCCGGGTGAGAAGAAAGACTTATACGTTAAGAGTGTACAGAGAACTGTTATTTGGATGGGAAAGAAGCAGGAAACCGTTGAGGATGTGCCTTGCGGTAACACAGTTGCTATGGTCGGCTTGGATCAATTTATCACGAAGAACGCAACTTTAACTAATGAGAAGGAAGTTGAAGCCCACCCAATACGTGCCATGAAGTTCTCTGTCTCACCTGTTGTCCGCGTTGCTGTTCAGTGTAAGGTTGCATCCGATCTTCCCAAACTCGTTGAAGGGTTGAAGCGTTTAGCTAAGTCTGATCCTATGGTGGTTTGTACTATCGAAGAGTCGGGAGAGCACATTGTTGCAGGCGCTGGTGAACTCCACCTCGAGATCTGTCTCAAGGATTTACAAGAAGATTTTATGGGTGGCGCTGAGATTGTTAAATCGGACCCTGTTGTGTCTTTTCGTGAGACTGTACTTGAGAGATCTTGTAGGACTGTGATGAGCAAGTCTCCTAACAAGCACAACCGTCTCTACATGGAAGCTCGACCCCTGGAGGAAGGTCTTGCTGAGGCCATAGATGACGGGCGTATCGGTCCAAGAGATGACCCCAAGGTTCGTTCCAAGATCTTGGCTGAGGAGTTTGGTTGGGACAAAGATCTTGCTAAGAAGATTTGGTGTTTTGGCCCCGAGACCACTGGTCCTAACATGGTTGTCGATATGTGTAAAGGAGTTCAGTACCTTAATGAAATTAAGGATTCTGTTGTCGCTGGGTTCCAGTGGGCATCAAAGGAAGGTGCACTCTCCGAAGAGAACATGAGAGGTATCTGCTTCGAAGTCTGTGATGTGGTTCTCCACGCTGATGCAATCCACAGAGGTGGTGGTCAGATCATTCCAACTGCTCGACGAGTTTTCTATGCATCTCAGCTTACGGCCAAGCCAAGGCTTCTCGAGCCCGTTTACTTAGTCGAGATCCAAGCTCCTGAGCAAGCACTTGGTGGTATTTACAGTGTTCTTAACCAGAAACGTGGACACGTCTTCGAGGAAATGCAGAGGCCTGGAACACCACTCTACAACATAAAAGCTTACCTTCCAGTCATCGAGTCATTCGGATTCTCCAGCACACTAAGGGCTGCAACATCAGGACAGGCTTTCCCACAATGTGTGTTCGATCACTGGGACATGATGCCATCGGATCCATTAGAACCCAATTCTCAGGCAGCAACTCATGTTGCGGAGATCCGCAAGAGGAAGGGATTGAAGGAGCAAATGACCCCGCTTTCCGAGTACGAAGACAAGCTGTAAGCTAAAGAATCAAATGAAGGGTATGGGGGTGCTTTCTCTCCCATTTGTCAATTTAGTTTTTCCTTAGACTAAgttcttttttcaattttcttaCAATGAATCGGATAATTGTCATGGGATGttactattttcattttttttggaTGGTATATCACATAATTCCAATCGACATTGATGGTGTTAAAAGctataattttgatgtttttgtgttTGGTTTGCTTCTATTTGTAATTTTCTGTGTTGGTgggtttgattttaaaataaataatttattgtggttcaattttaaaataaataatttttgtgGCTCGATATTAAAATATGTTTTGGacgtttaaaaataaaaattaaataaattgaaggtggctaaaattaaattatacaaCGGGTAAAATGTTGaggttaaatatttttaaattaaaagtgaattaatataattaataaatattgagtgattattttgtaatttttatatgagtgattattttatattttgttataaaattaaaattgttaaatatttttataattaagagTGAATTGATATAAGTATCAATTTCAAAAAAGTTGTGGTTTGCTAGTTGAGTAGAGTTCATCATGAGGTGGAATGAGTCAAGTTTGGGTCGGGTCAAGTAAAAAATTTAGGCTTGCTTTCTAGGTTTGGGCTAGACTCGGCGTGACCTAAAAAATGGACCTAGAATTTTATCTAAGCTTTGCTCGTCTTTCCCGTaataaaaatttttatattatttttatataaaaataaaataaaaaatataacgcatcaaatatactaaaaacattaaaataatttttcctaacaaatgaaaaaatttaaaaaattatacttaaataacacgaTGCAACTTAGTAAGCAAATTACTCTAAAATAGTAgcacaattaataataaaataagagttatacaatatccaaataataacaataaaatagtagcaatataatagtgaaatgatagCAAAGCAACGACAAAACAGTAAAAAACAGCAACGGTTGTTTTTTACAAATTCTAACCGGGCTAGGATAAAAAAAGTTTACTCAAGGCTCGACGTTTTTAGAAAATGAGCCTTACTTTTTGTTCAAGTACCCTCTCATTTTTTGGGCGAGCTTCATGATCAAGTCTATAATTAGATGACTATTTtgtcaatttttatatttaaataatattttataattttttatagttgAGTTACTACTAATTCAATTTATCCATAAAAatcaagatatatatatatacgtcgTGTGATCTTATGTATTAAAAAGATAAACCAGGTCGTGTGGGACTTAATTAttcataattaaacttttatagtaaaaatcaaaatattaaaaagttTAAGATAGCTTCCGTAATTTTCCCTTCCTCTTTAAAATGGCTCACAAAgacataatttaaaatgccaAATAGCAAGCCCACGACTCCATTTTCTGGAAAAATGGAACGCAAAGGTAATCAAGGTACGCATTTTCTcgctttttatttgaatttttttttattttctatactatttttaagcaaatttcttttatatttatttaattataggTGAAATTGCTGGGATTTTGGTTGAATTCTTGGAGGTAGCTATCACTTCAGTCGTTTACCTCAAAGGAATTTATCCTTCCGGTATATTGCTATATGTTCCTTTTATTTCTCGTAGAAGTTTAGGGCttttatatgaattttttattCCTTAaccaaattcaatttataaatttgtgttaaaattataaaaaaagtttTTTTCGAGGAAAAGCGTTTGGTAATTCTTTTGCTGAAGATTAGAGTGAATGGGTATTTAATTAATTAGCAAAGAGTGAAAATGGTGCAATTGGGATTGTTAGCATTTatctaaattttatattattatgaatTTCCCTATCAAACGCTCAAAGTCACTGAAATTTGAGTGTGAGTGACAGTTTCTGTAAATAGTATTGAACCACCCTTAAAAGAGGATTCTAAAAGTACTCTTGCAAAACACCCTGTTAttattaattttcaagttaaaaGAGTATTCTAAATGTAGTCTTGCAAAACCCTGTTAttattaattttcaagttaatatTGTGTAGTTTATCCATTACTTGTAGTGTAGGTTTTGTAATTTAGAGTTGAAGGAAATTTATGGATTTTTATAGTTTACAGTGCTTAAATTCGAAACTGAAAGTGTCAATTTCTAATGGTTGAAGCCTTTTACGGTGTTACCTCGTAATATACATATTCGTTGTCTgggtttatttttatgttaatttCATGTCATTAACTGTGTTCC
This is a stretch of genomic DNA from Gossypium arboreum isolate Shixiya-1 chromosome 11, ASM2569848v2, whole genome shotgun sequence. It encodes these proteins:
- the LOC108452633 gene encoding elongation factor 2-like, which gives rise to MVKFTAEELRSIMDRKHNIRNMSVIAHVDHGKSTLTDSLVAAAGIIAQEVAGDVRMTDTRADEAERGITIKSTGISLYYEMADESVKSFKGDRQGNEYLINLIDSPGHVDFSSEVTAALRITDGALVVVDCIEGVCVQTETVLRQALGERIRPVLTVNKMDRCFLELQVDGEEAYQTFQRVIENANVIMATYEDPLLGDVQVYPEKGTVAFSAGLHGWAFTLTNFAKMYASKFGVDESKMMERLWGENYFDPASKKWTTKSTGTASCKRGFVQFCYEPIKQIINTCMNDQKDKLWPMLQKLGVTMKSDEKDLMGKALMKRVMQTWLPASSALLEMMIFHLPSPTKAQKYRVENLYEGPLDDIYANAIRNCDPEGPLMLYVSKMIPASDKGRFFAFGRVFSGKVATGMKVRIMGPNYVPGEKKDLYVKSVQRTVIWMGKKQETVEDVPCGNTVAMVGLDQFITKNATLTNEKEVEAHPIRAMKFSVSPVVRVAVQCKVASDLPKLVEGLKRLAKSDPMVVCTIEESGEHIVAGAGELHLEICLKDLQEDFMGGAEIVKSDPVVSFRETVLERSCRTVMSKSPNKHNRLYMEARPLEEGLAEAIDDGRIGPRDDPKVRSKILAEEFGWDKDLAKKIWCFGPETTGPNMVVDMCKGVQYLNEIKDSVVAGFQWASKEGALSEENMRGICFEVCDVVLHADAIHRGGGQIIPTARRVFYASQLTAKPRLLEPVYLVEIQAPEQALGGIYSVLNQKRGHVFEEMQRPGTPLYNIKAYLPVIESFGFSSTLRAATSGQAFPQCVFDHWDMMPSDPLEPNSQAATHVAEIRKRKGLKEQMTPLSEYEDKL